Genomic segment of Geminocystis herdmanii PCC 6308:
TAATAGGGAAGACATTATCAGTTAATATCCTCTAAATTTATGCCTAATTCCCTTAATTTTGCCTCTAATTTATCAGCCCTTTCCTTTTCTTTTTCTGCCCTTTCTTTTTCTTTGTCTGCTCTTTCTTTCTCCTCTAATACTTTTTGTTTTTCCTCATTATAAGTAGAAAATCGATCGCCATTGGGATAGTATATATTTAACTCTGGTTGACTTAACTCAAAACGGATTCCTAAACGGGGGCTTTCCCAACCGTCTATATTTTCAATCATTTGTAAAATATTATCCTGTCGTACAAAACCCGTTAAATCATTCATGTCTGGATCATAAATGTAATATTCCTCGACTCCATGATTTTGATAAAACAATAGTTTGCCATACATTTCCTTCGTTGTGTTACCCGGAGAGAGAATTTCAAAGACGACTTGAGGGGCAATATTATCTTCTTTCCATTGTTGATATGAGCCACGTTCACCTTTTTCTCTACCAAATACTACCATAGCATCGGGGGCAACTCGTTTTTTATTATCACCCTCGGTGGGATACCAAAGTAAATCACCCGCTACAAACACTTGCGGATTATCGACAAATAACCAATCTAAATTAGTTTTAATGGTGGTAATCCAACGAAACTGAAGGGTATTATCTGCCATAGGTTTACCGTCACTGTCAGGATAAATAATTTCTGATTTAGTGGTTTTTTCTAGTTGAGCAACCATATTATTTTAAATTAGATAAGGAATTTCCATGATAACAATGTTAATGCAGAATTATGGAAATATTCTGATTTACTTAGAAGCTACGCATAATAATTATTAAAAAACGGGCTAAAGCCCTTACTACGAGGTTTCGGAAAAAATTTTTTTTAAGATGTCTATTGGTGGGCAATGCCCACCCTACTTTTTTGGAGAAGTCTAAATGAATGTTTAAAAAGTAAATGTAGTCCGTAATGCTCCAATAACAAGGGGATCATTTCGGCTATCGTTAGAAGGATTGGTTACTACCATTACACCTGGAGTAATTTTAATGTTATCGGTGATGGCGTATTCATAAAATGCCTCAATATGGAAAGAAGTATCATCATTGCTTAATTTTACGCCGTTATTTCTAATGGTAGAATTTGTTTGCCATGGTTGCATTCCCACCACAATACCTCCTAAACTTCCTTCTTTGAATAAGTCTGGAAAACCTAAAGTTGCCGCCCAATACCAAGAATCGGAACTTCCACGGGATACGTTAACAATACCATCAGAAAAACTGTTAAGGGTTCTTACATTAGAATATCCTCCCCATGCGCCTAAAACAAATTTTTCGGCTAATTGCCATGACATGGTTACAGCGTAGGTGTTGTGAGAGGTATCGATGGGGCTATCAGCGATTAACTCGGCAAAACTGCGGGTATTTTCTCCAATGCCAAAGGTGTTGTATCCTTGCCCGTAAGCGAAGGCTATACCAAAGTTATCGTTAGGATAGTAGCCCACTTGTCCTAAGATACCATAAGCGCCATTAAACAAACCATTGCCTCTTTCGGGATTGTTGCCATCGGTGGCTAAGTAGCCTAAACTCCAACCAAATTGCCCTAATTTACCTTCTAGGGCTAAACCTGCACCTTCTCCTTGATAATATACAAGGTTACGAGTACCAAAACTGGATATTGCACCACTACCACCATCTCCGTCTAGGATACTCAAGGTGTTGGTAAAGTCATCAAATGCTCCTCCTGCACCTTCTAACCAGAGGGTAATATTTTCACTGATAGGAAAATTATAGTTTAAGACTTCGATCGCAACGTCATTGTCATCGGGTTGAGAGAATGCTAAACTAGCTTGTTGAGTGTTGGCTGGGACGCTAAAATCAGGGAAATTACCTGTTGCTAAACGGGTGTAGAGTAAATCTTGTCCAGTAAAGCTGGTACTTAATTCTATTCTAGTACGATTACCTAAAACGGGTACTTGTTCGATACTTTCTCTACCGCCGTTTTTTTGCCCGTTGAAAATACTAGCTAATCCGAAGATAACTTCTCCACTTAACTTAGTGGTAGTAGAAAATTGATGATCTTCTAAAAAGGCAACTCTACCTTCTAGGTTATCAACTCTTGCTCCTAATGTGGCTAATTCACTCTCAAATTCTGCCATTAATCGTTTTAGCTTCTCGATGTCTTCTCTCATCACCGACTCACTGGCGGCAATTAAACGCTCCATTTGTTGCATACAAGCATTTAACCCGGCGGCAAATTCATAACGACTCAAGGCACGATTTCCCCTAAAGGTTCGATCGGGATACCCCACAATACAGCCATACCTTTCGACTAAACTTCTGAGGGCTTCAAAAGCCCAATCCGTAGGGGAAACATCTCGCAATTGAGAAACGGAAGTTACTTGCGCTTGATGGTTTGTGGGTTGATAGTTGTCGATTTGCTCTAAAATATCTTCAGGGGATGCTAATACTGCATTAGGAAGCACGATCGAGCCTAATAAGATACTACTAATCAATAATTTACTTTTCACTGTTTTAAAACTCTTCACAATAATCACTGATCCATAGTAGATGAGAATGATTATCTTTTTCAATCCCCCCTAGAGGGATAAAACTAAATCTATATGGTTAGTTTTATATTTATTTTGGTGTAAATCCATCAATTATTTTTTCTTATCTTTTTTCAAGCCCATGGGATAAGAAGGAGGAATACCCTTAATACGGATGATGGCATTCATTACCTCTTTAACGATGGGGGCAGCCACGGTTGAGCCATAAGTATTTCCCCCTTGAGGTTCATCCACCACAGCTAAAACTACATACTGGGGATCATTAGTAGGTAAAATCGAGACAAAACTGGTAATTTTGGCGTTAGCTTGGTATCTTCCTCTACCGTCATGTTTTTGGGCTGTGCCTGTTTTCCCCCCGATGTGATAACCGTCTATATGTGCTGCTGCTCCCGTACCGTTGGCGACTACGGACTCCATCATTTTAGTTACACTTTTGGCAGAACTTTCCGAAAATACTTGTTTTGTTTCCAATTTAGGGATAGTTTCTAATTCTCCTTGGGCATTAACTAATCCTTCAATGACATGGGGTGTAACTAATTTTCCTCCATTGGCGATCGCAGCGTGTAACTGCACTAATTTAAGAGGAGTTAAAGATAACCCCTGCCCAAAAGAAGAAACTGCTGGTTCGATGTCTCTAGCTGTAAAAATTTCTTTAGGTTTGAGATACCCCGTTGCTTCAAAAGGTAAGTCTAATCCCATTAAGCGATTCATGCCTAATTCTTCCAATCGTTGGTAATACTTTGCTCTACTTATTTTTTTGACAATGTGAATCATTGCGGTATTGCTTGATACTTCCATTGCTTTAGTAATACTTACCCAACCTTTTCCTGTTTTAGAAGCGTTAGCAATAGGCCAACCATCAATAACGGTACTAGCGGCATCTAACACTTGAGATCGATCGGTGATTACCCCTTCATCAAGGGCAATGGCGACGTGAATTGGTTTAAAAGTTGATCCCGGTTCGTAACTGTCCGTAACCGCCCAATTTTTGTATAAAGCGAAGTCATAAAGAGAGTATTGATTAGGGTTGTAGGTAGGTTCACAGGCTAAAGCGACGATCGCACCAGTGTGAACATCCATAACGATTACTGCTCCTCTTTTCGCCTTAAAGTTTTTCAGTTGATTTTTTAAAGCCTCTCTAGTGGCACGTTGTAAACGTAAATCGAGGGTTAGTTTGAGTTGTAAATCATCTAATTCCACTACTCCTTGAGGTAAAGAGGAGGGAATAATTGCTCCCTGTCCATCTTTTTTTACCTTGACAAAAGAGGTCATTTGTATGGTGGAAAGTTCTCGTTCTAAAAGTTTTTCCTGACTATATTCTACTCCAGCTTGTCCTGCGTGTTCTGTGTCCACATAGCCGATAATATCCGCAATTAATTCTCCTTGGGGAT
This window contains:
- a CDS encoding Uma2 family endonuclease; this encodes MVAQLEKTTKSEIIYPDSDGKPMADNTLQFRWITTIKTNLDWLFVDNPQVFVAGDLLWYPTEGDNKKRVAPDAMVVFGREKGERGSYQQWKEDNIAPQVVFEILSPGNTTKEMYGKLLFYQNHGVEEYYIYDPDMNDLTGFVRQDNILQMIENIDGWESPRLGIRFELSQPELNIYYPNGDRFSTYNEEKQKVLEEKERADKEKERAEKEKERADKLEAKLRELGINLEDIN
- a CDS encoding iron uptake porin, which produces MIIVKSFKTVKSKLLISSILLGSIVLPNAVLASPEDILEQIDNYQPTNHQAQVTSVSQLRDVSPTDWAFEALRSLVERYGCIVGYPDRTFRGNRALSRYEFAAGLNACMQQMERLIAASESVMREDIEKLKRLMAEFESELATLGARVDNLEGRVAFLEDHQFSTTTKLSGEVIFGLASIFNGQKNGGRESIEQVPVLGNRTRIELSTSFTGQDLLYTRLATGNFPDFSVPANTQQASLAFSQPDDNDVAIEVLNYNFPISENITLWLEGAGGAFDDFTNTLSILDGDGGSGAISSFGTRNLVYYQGEGAGLALEGKLGQFGWSLGYLATDGNNPERGNGLFNGAYGILGQVGYYPNDNFGIAFAYGQGYNTFGIGENTRSFAELIADSPIDTSHNTYAVTMSWQLAEKFVLGAWGGYSNVRTLNSFSDGIVNVSRGSSDSWYWAATLGFPDLFKEGSLGGIVVGMQPWQTNSTIRNNGVKLSNDDTSFHIEAFYEYAITDNIKITPGVMVVTNPSNDSRNDPLVIGALRTTFTF
- a CDS encoding peptidoglycan D,D-transpeptidase FtsI family protein; this translates as MVRLFVIWLVLILSASGLIWRLYQLQIKEGEDLAKQAKQQQTYNFRPYIPRRSIVDSRGSVVALDKVVYTIYIHPNMLSKSKDIVAEKIAEILVDRDKNEILKLLNSRDTGVLLGKTITEDQGNKIRQLGFEGIDLERRYARFYPQGELIADIIGYVDTEHAGQAGVEYSQEKLLERELSTIQMTSFVKVKKDGQGAIIPSSLPQGVVELDDLQLKLTLDLRLQRATREALKNQLKNFKAKRGAVIVMDVHTGAIVALACEPTYNPNQYSLYDFALYKNWAVTDSYEPGSTFKPIHVAIALDEGVITDRSQVLDAASTVIDGWPIANASKTGKGWVSITKAMEVSSNTAMIHIVKKISRAKYYQRLEELGMNRLMGLDLPFEATGYLKPKEIFTARDIEPAVSSFGQGLSLTPLKLVQLHAAIANGGKLVTPHVIEGLVNAQGELETIPKLETKQVFSESSAKSVTKMMESVVANGTGAAAHIDGYHIGGKTGTAQKHDGRGRYQANAKITSFVSILPTNDPQYVVLAVVDEPQGGNTYGSTVAAPIVKEVMNAIIRIKGIPPSYPMGLKKDKKK